The sequence TACAGTTGAAGCACTTCCAATATACCTTCAAGAGAGGAGTGTTCTGATGAAAGAAGCCTCAAGGGGAGCCTATAGGATTTCCTCTTACATGATAGCCAACACTTTTGTCTTTCTTCCATTCTTGTTTGTAGTGTCTATACTTTTTGCTGTTCCTGTGTATTGGCTTGTAGGACTAAACCCTTCCCTTTCTGCCTTCACCTTCTTCACTTTTGTGGTGTGGCTCATTGTGCTCATGGCAAGTTCTTTGGTACTCTTCTTGAGTGCTGTCTCTCCTGATTTCATTTCAGGGAACTCTCTCATCTGCACAGTTCTTGGagccttcttcctcttctctgGATACTTCATCCCAAAGGAGAGCATTCCAAAGTATTGGATTTTCATGTACTATGTGTCTCTCTATAGGTACCCTTTGGATGCGCTCCTCACAAATGAGTATTGGAATGTTAGAAGTGAGTGTTTCTCACATCAAATAGAGGGATCACAGTGCTTGATCACTGGGTTTGATGTGTTGAAGAGTAGAGGACTTGAAAGGGATAACAGGTGGATGAATGTGGGAATAATGTTGGGATTCTTTGTGTTGTATCGTGTTCTTTGTTGGATAATACTTGCACGAAAGGCCTCCAAGACAACACTATAACAAGAGTTCATAGGCTTCAAATCAAACCAAtctctttcaagtttcaagggctattagttttatgatatatatgatGAAATGCTATGCTACAAATTTATTCAAGGAATTAATATACAATTATAAGTCTTGTCATCTCTCATAATCTCATTATAGTTGTCCTCTTTCCTCTGtctcttgaaatgtaaaggatGAAAATAACTAAAAGGTTTTAATATGTTTACCATCCTTACATTTCCAagtaaattttggttttaatttttcataaataatttcttaGTTTTGGTCTTCATagacttatttattttctaaatggtTTTTAACATATTTACTAATAATATGATATAAATCTAGACTTATGTAACAATTATTcatttactaataatatatgatataaatCTAAACATATTATGTAACAATTATGTGGAGATAACATGTGATGTGACAAGTCTAGATATATATCTTGTGACCAATAAATGATAATTGaaactttcaaaatatataaaaattaaaattatgaattttttgtcgaaagtaaattaatattatatttgtaaaaaCTAGTAAATATGTTAAACCTAATTAGAATAACTTCATTGATTGTAAAACAACCCTACTAGAGAGAACATGAGAATATTAGATGAAGTCATTTGGAAAAGTTTTGGGTACATTAATTCCAGGGAAGACCAACCAAATATTGAACTATATAACCATGTTTAATGCAATTTACATCCCATAAACCTACCTTCTCATTATATTGAGATGCCCCTCGCCTACCctttttttcattgttatttAGCTTAGAATTCTGCTGATATTTTCCAACCAAAGTCACCAAAGttaataattagtttgttttccACATGATGGAATCTCaaacataaaattcattttatttatcaataaattattatgattttgcAACTTTTTAGATTGATACAAGTATAATAAttcaattctttttattttttttacaaaattatcaatTCATCCTAAAATGTTCTTGTTCTGAACTAGGCTCAGCCCATAGAACTTGACCCAAAAGTCAATCCAGCTAGGTGCAGTTTCTAATCACCTAATAGGTTTCCAACCTAATAATAGGTTGCCAAACTAAACTAATATATACCTCAAATTCAGCATGAGAAATACACATTCACTCTAATTTTCACTTGTTAACTTTCCTTATTGACTCtatattgttttttctaatatcaaataaaagtCGTGAATCAGCTCACCACTTCCAATTTTTAATAACTGTTATTGTCATAGAAAGCTTACACACTACTAATCTTTCAATTTTGTTTAGTGAACCTCACACTCaatcttataattttcaataaattttaactaataacaaaaaatattaaaaaaatatattagaaaatatattaatataatgtcCTCTTTTCTAATTAAGAAAGTAAACaagattattttaaacttaatgATGACAAGTAACAACCTGGCAAAAAAGTTGCAAGTTGAGCCAAAAGACAACAACTACAGGACTTTGCGTTGGTACACAGTTACACCTATGAATGGCAATTGCAATCCACTTGCACCTGAAGTGGAATTTTGTATATATTCACAATAATTTACTTTGATTCTGATGCAGACAAAATGGAATGTTTATGACCAAGATTTGAGTCCAGTCAGTTCCAATCAAAAACCTatgatcttttttttcttacttttgggGTGTCATTACCTTTCATGCTCCACATTCAACAGTGACCACCCACTTAATGTACCATCTTCTTCATTCACTGCCAACTCCACTTTCTCTCAGTGCATGCATGTAATATAGTATTCAGTTTTTGGAGTCCACAAAGCTAGATATAGCCACCTCTTCAAAGTTCAAAACTTCCCTTTTTGGTTCTAGTTTGCATCTTATTCATTTTCCCTGCATTTCTTTGCTTCAaactattcttctttttttgtctaaattttccttctttgtctttttttctgACTCAAAGTTTGAACTTTTCCTATGGGGGTACCTTGAATTGTGTAGAACATCAGTTTTTTATGTGAAATTTTATTCTAGTTCAAGTATGGGCTGGTGTTCTTATTTTTACATGGATTTCAGTTTCTAGgatttttttctgcacaaatCACTAATGGCAACATTTGAAGCAAGGAGTGATCTCAATTGAGTACATTTTTATGAACAGAACCTATGATTGTGGTTAGCTTTAGTAGGGCTGAATGGGGTTTATTTAACAGCTGTTATAGGTAGAATTTAGTTGGTTTGAGTTTTGGAGATTTAGAGCATCCATATTAGAATAACAAAATAAGTAAAGAATATGATTGTGAGGAAAAACAAGCCAAGTGCAAGGTCACTACTTATGCTTTTTGTTATGGTTCTTGCTTTTCTCTTTGTCACTTATAATTTGGTGTTTATAATCAAACACCATATGGGTGGAACTTGGGTAGCAGAAGAGTTGAGGTTTCTTGATCCTGTGATCAGCATGCCTGGAAAGGTGATGGCATTAGCAAattccaattcaaaatttcatgtTGCAGTGACCGCAACCGATGCGGCTTACAGCCAATGGCAATGCCGGATTATGTACTATTGGTATAAGAAGGTTAAAGATATGCCTGGATCAGACATGGGAAAGTTCACCAGAATAGTGCACTCAGGAAGGCAAGATCAGTTGATGGATGAGATTCCTACTTTTGTGGTTGATCCACTTCCTGAAGGCTTGGATAGGGTACAAAATTTTCTGCTTCTTCTGACAGAATTCATATCTTTTTAACCTATGTAACTTTTAACTAAGTTATACTATTCACTTGATCCTTATAGTTATTCctatttttggttttagtcCCTATACGAGAGAATTGTAAGTTTTGGTCTCTACATATGCATGTTTGTTAAGTTTTGGAACCTCTGGCTAATACCAGAGAAGACTTTTTGGTGGCATAAAACCGCTATGAAAACTTTTTGGCTGTAGCAAATCGCTATAAAAACTTTTGTAGGGACTAAAACTTCGGTTTTCTCATACAGGGACTAAAACTTAACATAGAAACAACCATATGGATCAATTCACATAAAcctaacttttttattattgttgttatttgtTAATCGCCATTTTATAGGATAGTTCTTTGTTTGGTTAAAATAGTGAATTTCAATCTCTTACTATGTTTGTGTTAAGTAATATACATGTATATAGAAATTTCAGCTGTCTGGAAGGATTTATAGAAAAGAGGAAATTAAATATTCTGACAGGTAAAGATAGATCAGTATCACCAAGTACCAGCCAGATCAATGTGCTGCCAAAAAAACACTCCAATTTCTCTAACACTTTTGTTTCAGCACAAGTCACATAATCTTGGTTTCAAGCATATCTACCTAAGACTGCTGTATGATTTATGTCACCTTATAACATTGTATTTACATTTTACCATGGTAGAATCCACATATCATTTGCCTTATATATGGTATTGAGTACAACGGTGATTCGTGCAAATATGGGGAATGAAAGAAAGTGGAGATGAAGTAGATAAGAACTACTCTAGCTAGCTATGTTGCTTTGTTCACTGAAATAATCTAAAGAGATGTGTCCCACGTACGCAGTAATTCTGTTTTATCCTTCATTAAAAAGTTTGCAAGTTTAATCTATCTCTTTTACCTGGTTACTGATATATTTTTAGCTAAAGTTGGACGAACAAAGCATCTTCCCATTTTATGCATATTTACCATGAATTTTTCCAAAGTGTCAATCCCTAGCAGATATTGAAGTTTTTCACCCCAAGGTGACACATTAAAACACCAGATTAAAAGCCTCAACACTAAATATGATGCTTTGTGCAACCGAGTTTGGCCAATCTTCATTTGAATTCGTATTTGACGCACAGATAGACTGGGACATTTGCTTAGTTAAATGAtctcatttcaaaataaaagaacttcATTTAGCTCAATTACTCTCTAGTAGCAGTCTTGACTCATGTTTCTATGCactgaattattttataaattctttTGCAAATTATAGTAACAACCAAATACTCAGATACATGGATCATTTAACTCCACTGAAAAGTTTATCATCAATTtcattatttgttatatttctttattattccTTGCTGATGAATTGAcgtcttaaaaaaatttctttttttatttttggtcagGGTTATGTTGTCATGAATAGACCATGGGCTTTTGTTCAGTGGCTGGAGAAAGCAGACATTGAGGAAGAGTAAATTTCTTTATTCTGGTTTTCTTGGATGTTATGCTTTCCAGTAACAAAACCTAAGAGGCAGTGCATTTTCTGATTGATGCAGATATATTTTGATGGCAGAACCTGACCACATATTTGTAAATCCTTTGCCAAATTTGACTAATGGAAACCAACCAGCAGGGTATCCATTTTTCTATATAAAACCAgttaaacatgaaaaaatacTTAGGAAATTCTACCCTAAGGCGAATGGTCCTATTACTGCTATTGATCCCATTGGCAATTCTCCTGTAATCATTCAGAAGGTCAATtttcaacatacacatgttgccagattgatttttttactaatattctAACTGTTATATTATAAAGCATAATAGCCTTCCATTGAGACTTTGGTTTTTCTTTATCATCAGTCCTTGCTAGAGGAAATAGCTCCCACATGGGTGAATATTTCCTTGCAAATGAAAGATGATCCGGCAACTGACGAAACTTTTGGATGGGTACTTGAAATGTGAGTAGTACTACGTGAATTTTCTAAATCCTATTTCTAATCAAATCGATAATTACTAATTATGTGATGTTCATTTTGTTTATAACTGTTCCTGACACTTGTCAATACTGAAAGTTCTAACTTTCTTCTGTAATTCTTTTGTTGAATTAAGGTATGCGTACGCTGTGGCATCAGCTTTGCACGGTGTACGGCATATTCTTCATGATAACTTCATGCTCCAGGTTTGTTTATATGTGAATGGGAATTGCATCTTTACTTGAGGAGGTAATATTTAAGTTAATGATAAGCATCATTGGAATGTTGCAGCCACCTTGGGACTTTGATGTTGAGAACAATTTTATAATCCATTATACTTATGCATGTGACTACAATTTAAAGGTTAGTTTATTTCTTCTTACTTTAAATTGTATATTAAAGTAAGGTAACAAGAGTGTGGTTCCTTGATTAATATTCCCTTTGCTTTTATGTCTGCCCTTGTGCAAAATTAGGGTCTTGCATGTCTATCTTTGCTTGTTGCATAAGTCAACTACTCCTACTACTTATATATTCAGGGGGAACTAACATATGGGAAGATTGGAGAATGGCGTTTTAACAAGAGATTTTATCTATCAGGTCCTCCACCCAAAAACCTTTCCTTACCCCCTCCTGGAGTTCCTGAAAGTGTGGTAAGTTCTTGTCTTCCAATTTTCTGCTTTGGAAATTACTAATCAAACCCATCTAGAGAAAGAGTTGGTGAATTGGAAAGTTGCTAGTTCCTTTCCCAAACAGTTTTAATTGCTTTTCACCTTTGATCTtcatttttgtgaaaaaaaagttatcaacatatataataataaaatcaaactatAGGATGTTTAGCCATGATCACAAATTTTGATGGATCAACCATGTTATTAGCTAAACTTGGCCCCAAATTTGTGTAATCTTTAGAAAAGGTCTTCCTTGTCTGTAACAGAAGTCtcatttttcttgtcatttgcATTTCCTAACCTTCACAATATAGAAGGGGTTTTGGAGTTATCTGTACTTGTATTCTTCTAACCATTTATTTCAACCTCTGATTTAAACTTGTTGctttttaatataacttttaaaattaagaatgaaGTGAGCTGtgtcttcaaattttatttatcaataaatatttggtCTAATACAAGTCGTTAATTCCTAAAACTAGACAATAGGAAAGAGGAATTAGTTCAAAGactcattaaatatttatcttacatTTGGttttcttcattgtaatataCTTTTAGACATTAATTAGCTAACATGAAGAGCCACATCATTGAGGTAACAAAGGTTGTTCTGTTTTGATAAAGCCTTTTGCAGTTCAAA comes from Glycine soja cultivar W05 chromosome 20, ASM419377v2, whole genome shotgun sequence and encodes:
- the LOC114403181 gene encoding hydroxyproline O-arabinosyltransferase 3-like isoform X2 yields the protein MIVRKNKPSARSLLMLFVMVLAFLFVTYNLVFIIKHHMGGTWVAEELRFLDPVISMPGKVMALANSNSKFHVAVTATDAAYSQWQCRIMYYWYKKVKDMPGSDMGKFTRIVHSGRQDQLMDEIPTFVVDPLPEGLDRGYVVMNRPWAFVQWLEKADIEEEYILMAEPDHIFVNPLPNLTNGNQPAGYPFFYIKPVKHEKILRKFYPKANGPITAIDPIGNSPVIIQKSLLEEIAPTWVNISLQMKDDPATDETFGWVLEMYAYAVASALHGVRHILHDNFMLQPPWDFDVENNFIIHYTYACDYNLKVLHPKTFPYPLLEFLKVWCSL
- the LOC114403181 gene encoding hydroxyproline O-arabinosyltransferase 3-like isoform X1, whose translation is MIVRKNKPSARSLLMLFVMVLAFLFVTYNLVFIIKHHMGGTWVAEELRFLDPVISMPGKVMALANSNSKFHVAVTATDAAYSQWQCRIMYYWYKKVKDMPGSDMGKFTRIVHSGRQDQLMDEIPTFVVDPLPEGLDRGYVVMNRPWAFVQWLEKADIEEEYILMAEPDHIFVNPLPNLTNGNQPAGYPFFYIKPVKHEKILRKFYPKANGPITAIDPIGNSPVIIQKSLLEEIAPTWVNISLQMKDDPATDETFGWVLEMYAYAVASALHGVRHILHDNFMLQPPWDFDVENNFIIHYTYACDYNLKGELTYGKIGEWRFNKRFYLSGPPPKNLSLPPPGVPESVVQLVKMINEATANIPKWDSLNRS
- the LOC114403181 gene encoding hydroxyproline O-arabinosyltransferase 3-like isoform X3; protein product: MIVRKNKPSARSLLMLFVMVLAFLFVTYNLVFIIKHHMGGTWVAEELRFLDPVISMPGKVMALANSNSKFHVAVTATDAAYSQWQCRIMYYWYKKVKDMPGSDMGKFTRIVHSGRQDQLMDEIPTFVVDPLPEGLDRGYVVMNRPWAFVQWLEKADIEEEYILMAEPDHIFVNPLPNLTNGNQPAGYPFFYIKPVKHEKILRKFYPKANGPITAIDPIGNSPVIIQKSLLEEIAPTWVNISLQMKDDPATDETFGWVLEMYAYAVASALHGVRHILHDNFMLQPPWDFDVENNFIIHYTYACDYNLKGLACLSLLVA